The Microbacterium sp. Nx66 genome contains a region encoding:
- a CDS encoding agmatine deiminase family protein codes for MGWRMPHEGERHERTWMAFPRVGVTLGDGAAWRDTAYRAWTDVALAIAEFEPVTMVVDPTEMARARDMLGSAVEIVESPLDEFWMRDFGPTFVLDDDRPGVLGAVDWIFNGWGAPAWAEWQVSAGVARIVAAHVGAEHISSVLVNEGGGIHVDGEGTVLLTETVQLDPNRNPYADRGRVEAELGRTIGATTAIWLPRGLTRDYDEFGTNGHVDIVAAFAAPGRVLLHRQDDAGHPDHVVTRELKAFLQDQTDAAGRPLEIIDVPAPETLRDDEGYVDWSYINHLVVNDAVIACGFGEDAADARARDILGAAYPGRRIVTVDARPIFARGGGIHCITQQQPATSEVPA; via the coding sequence ATGGGCTGGCGGATGCCGCACGAGGGCGAACGGCACGAACGCACCTGGATGGCGTTTCCGCGCGTGGGCGTCACCCTGGGCGACGGTGCTGCCTGGCGCGACACGGCGTACCGCGCGTGGACCGACGTCGCGCTGGCGATCGCCGAGTTCGAACCGGTCACGATGGTCGTGGACCCGACCGAGATGGCGCGGGCGCGGGACATGCTCGGCTCGGCCGTCGAGATCGTCGAGTCGCCGCTGGACGAGTTCTGGATGCGCGACTTCGGCCCGACCTTCGTCCTCGACGACGATCGGCCAGGCGTCCTCGGCGCAGTCGACTGGATCTTCAACGGCTGGGGTGCGCCCGCGTGGGCCGAGTGGCAGGTGTCGGCCGGCGTCGCACGCATCGTCGCCGCACACGTCGGAGCCGAGCACATCAGTTCGGTGCTCGTGAACGAGGGCGGCGGTATCCACGTCGACGGCGAGGGCACGGTGCTGCTCACCGAGACCGTGCAGCTCGACCCGAACCGCAACCCCTACGCCGACAGAGGCCGCGTCGAAGCCGAACTCGGACGCACGATCGGCGCGACCACAGCCATCTGGCTGCCGCGAGGCCTCACGCGCGACTACGACGAGTTCGGCACCAACGGACACGTCGACATCGTTGCCGCATTCGCCGCTCCGGGCCGGGTGCTGCTGCACCGTCAGGACGACGCGGGACACCCCGACCACGTCGTCACGCGGGAGCTGAAGGCGTTCCTGCAGGACCAGACGGATGCCGCGGGTCGCCCGCTCGAGATCATCGACGTCCCGGCCCCCGAGACCCTCCGCGACGACGAGGGCTACGTGGACTGGAGCTACATCAACCACCTCGTGGTGAACGACGCCGTGATCGCCTGCGGGTTCGGCGAGGACGCCGCCGATGCCCGTGCGCGGGACATCCTCGGAGCCGCGTACCCCGGGCGACGGATCGTGACCGTCGACGCGCGCCCGATCTTCGCGCGCGGCGGCGGCATCCACTGCATCACTCAGCAGCAGCCGGCCACGAGCGAGGTTCCCGCATGA
- a CDS encoding C45 family autoproteolytic acyltransferase/hydolase, translated as MTSPFPRPERRLQITADAADPLRRGAERGMQLRATLPGTIAAYDRLFRLGAVDEKTVRDDAERLLDAVDAHRPALRAQIEGIAAGADVEIWRVAALNGRTEILSRSVAVPPGECSTIVRSIRDADGRARTLGVQTWDWHMEIAPYWHTIISRGGVHDYAGLTECGILGKIGVNSAGVALHFNILGHRSDRPEGIPMHVLAALVLEEASSVAHAVELVREAPVTSSGSFALFDAAGDAVLLDISPEGVFSAPAITEGTWLRTNHFLTEEPAAHEKTWLYQPDSGQRWDFLRGRLLSAGALTDAEQLRAMLVTGDGEPPVTCLPDLALPMGQRWASLATVVLDPVGRRADVLDGTPAETATRPHLTLAL; from the coding sequence GTGACGTCGCCCTTCCCGCGCCCGGAGCGGCGCCTGCAGATCACGGCCGATGCCGCGGATCCGCTCCGGCGCGGCGCCGAGCGAGGCATGCAGCTGCGCGCGACTCTGCCCGGCACGATCGCCGCGTATGATCGGCTCTTCCGCCTCGGCGCCGTCGACGAGAAGACCGTGCGCGACGACGCCGAGCGGCTGCTCGACGCGGTCGACGCCCACCGTCCGGCGCTGCGCGCGCAGATCGAGGGCATCGCCGCCGGTGCGGACGTCGAGATCTGGCGCGTCGCAGCATTGAACGGCCGCACGGAGATCCTGTCCCGCAGCGTCGCCGTACCGCCAGGAGAGTGCTCGACCATCGTGCGCTCGATCCGCGATGCGGACGGCCGCGCGCGCACCCTCGGCGTGCAGACGTGGGACTGGCACATGGAGATCGCGCCGTACTGGCACACGATCATCTCTCGCGGCGGTGTCCACGACTATGCCGGGCTCACCGAATGCGGCATCCTCGGCAAGATCGGCGTGAACAGCGCCGGCGTCGCGCTGCACTTCAACATCCTGGGGCATCGGTCCGACCGGCCCGAGGGCATCCCGATGCATGTGCTCGCCGCTCTCGTGCTCGAGGAGGCCTCCAGTGTCGCGCACGCCGTCGAACTGGTGCGCGAGGCGCCGGTCACGAGCTCCGGCTCGTTCGCGCTCTTCGACGCCGCGGGCGACGCCGTGCTGCTCGACATCAGCCCCGAAGGCGTGTTCTCCGCGCCCGCGATCACCGAGGGCACCTGGCTGCGCACGAATCACTTCCTCACCGAAGAACCAGCGGCGCACGAGAAGACCTGGCTGTACCAGCCCGACTCCGGTCAGCGCTGGGACTTCCTGCGGGGCCGACTGCTGTCGGCCGGCGCACTGACGGATGCCGAGCAGCTGCGCGCGATGCTCGTGACCGGCGACGGCGAGCCTCCGGTGACCTGCCTACCCGACCTCGCGCTTCCGATGGGACAGCGGTGGGCCAGCCTGGCCACTGTCGTGCTCGACCCCGTCGGTCGTCGGGCCGACGTGCTCGACGGCACTCCGGCTGAAACCGCCACCCGCCCGCATCTGACGCTCGCGCTCTGA
- a CDS encoding TetR/AcrR family transcriptional regulator: MSTPDTHPRTRKTPEQRAGEINDAAMAIAREKGLSALTLRAVASMAGVAPGLVSHYASSMDELVARTFRELTASELDDVRTQAETESEPAARMARMISTVLSIDHDDITLVWVDAWSLGRGSTALSVAIDEQMGAWQSFIAQLIEEGRRSGVFRTDDTDAVAWQILAMIDGIAAHALTRRTDAALFAARLAQACETLVGAAPGTIAELLPTR, translated from the coding sequence ATGTCAACACCCGATACGCATCCTCGGACCAGGAAGACGCCGGAGCAGCGCGCCGGCGAGATCAACGACGCCGCGATGGCGATAGCCAGGGAGAAGGGACTGTCCGCGCTGACGCTGCGGGCGGTCGCCAGCATGGCAGGGGTGGCGCCGGGGCTCGTCTCGCACTACGCATCCAGCATGGACGAGTTGGTCGCGCGCACCTTCCGCGAGCTGACGGCCTCCGAACTGGACGACGTCCGCACCCAGGCCGAGACCGAGAGCGAGCCGGCGGCACGGATGGCGCGGATGATCTCCACGGTACTCAGCATCGATCATGACGACATCACGCTCGTGTGGGTGGATGCCTGGTCCCTCGGCCGCGGCAGCACGGCGCTGTCGGTGGCCATCGACGAACAGATGGGCGCCTGGCAGTCGTTCATCGCGCAGCTCATCGAGGAGGGCCGGCGCTCCGGCGTGTTCCGCACCGACGACACCGATGCCGTGGCCTGGCAGATCCTCGCCATGATCGACGGCATCGCAGCGCATGCGCTGACCCGCCGTACCGACGCCGCGCTGTTCGCCGCTCGGTTGGCACAGGCCTGCGAGACGCTGGTCGGCGCGGCCCCGGGGACGATCGCGGAGCTCCTTCCCACGCGCTGA
- a CDS encoding GNAT family N-acetyltransferase: protein MSTITTALATTAHWDDVQHALTGGGDGASCQCIWPVLPNKDWNQTTTPQRTEMFRAEIDEGPPPGLVAYVDGEAAGWIRIGPRTPQARIPRTRMIAASSTEPFDDESVWAVTCFVVRREHRGTGLNAELLDAAIAFARESGARLIEGYPVDTHGEKQRANDLYHGTLGTFLRAGFTEKAVMKPGRVLVALEITPNQGDSVKA from the coding sequence ATGTCGACGATCACGACCGCGCTGGCGACGACCGCCCACTGGGATGACGTGCAGCACGCGCTCACCGGCGGCGGTGACGGGGCGAGCTGCCAGTGCATCTGGCCGGTGCTGCCGAACAAGGACTGGAATCAGACCACCACGCCTCAGCGCACCGAGATGTTCCGCGCCGAGATCGACGAGGGTCCCCCTCCGGGACTGGTCGCGTACGTCGACGGCGAGGCCGCGGGCTGGATCCGGATCGGACCGCGCACCCCTCAGGCCCGGATCCCCCGCACCCGCATGATCGCCGCGTCGAGCACCGAGCCGTTCGACGACGAATCCGTGTGGGCGGTCACCTGCTTCGTCGTCCGCAGGGAGCATCGGGGCACCGGGCTCAACGCGGAGCTGCTCGACGCCGCGATCGCGTTCGCCCGGGAGTCGGGCGCCCGCCTCATCGAGGGGTATCCCGTCGACACCCATGGCGAGAAGCAGCGGGCGAACGATCTGTACCACGGCACACTCGGGACGTTCCTCCGCGCCGGCTTCACGGAGAAGGCGGTGATGAAGCCGGGGCGCGTGCTCGTCGCCCTGGAAATCACACCGAACCAGGGCGATAGCGTGAAGGCATGA
- a CDS encoding HNH endonuclease signature motif containing protein, with protein sequence MTNLTTAPLDLEERRRVRDAWAETRRRIAALEAEAAELLVAQIAFHDEDVASASHHRDAIHRSMVAEFAAAGRVSTGTMEFAFADALALSTALPRVRQAFHEGTLSSAHVREVARASAIVDEAIRNRVVAPETMALFETAVLVVAEAETAARTRVHARRVASALVGETITERHRRAADERCVTVRTVDDGLAVLTAILPEWAAVAIADRLSQLTRTVLRARAAVPAPDAGSDEATHPLAPANHELLTAHSVETDRPCDDTRAGTTIPSADGDTYALDPEAGSAPSDTRTWSQVQADLLTDLLLTADPSAVEGEGLAGVRGRLQVTVAATTLAGLDDRPGELDGHGALHPDIARALAGRDGGWTRLFLDPHGQVVETDAYSPTESMRRLLRARDQHCRFPGCRQPVHRCDIDHTRDHAKGGPTRVDNLAHLCRGHHVLKHPDVPEPQRWTVRQHPGGVLEWRSPLGAVHTDHAPRRVAFV encoded by the coding sequence ATGACGAACCTCACGACCGCACCCCTCGACCTGGAGGAGCGGCGACGCGTGCGAGACGCCTGGGCGGAGACCCGCCGGCGCATCGCGGCGCTGGAGGCAGAGGCCGCGGAGCTGTTGGTCGCGCAGATCGCTTTCCACGACGAGGACGTCGCCTCAGCCTCGCACCACCGTGACGCCATCCACCGCTCGATGGTCGCCGAGTTCGCCGCGGCGGGGCGCGTTTCCACCGGCACCATGGAGTTCGCGTTCGCCGACGCTCTTGCGCTGAGCACGGCGCTCCCCCGCGTGCGGCAGGCCTTCCACGAGGGAACTTTGAGCTCCGCACACGTCCGGGAGGTCGCACGGGCGAGCGCCATCGTGGACGAGGCCATCCGCAACCGCGTCGTCGCGCCGGAGACGATGGCGCTGTTCGAGACGGCGGTGCTCGTCGTCGCCGAAGCCGAGACCGCGGCGCGCACGCGGGTGCATGCCCGCCGCGTCGCCTCCGCTCTCGTCGGCGAGACCATCACGGAGCGACACCGCCGAGCGGCGGACGAGCGCTGCGTCACAGTGCGAACGGTCGACGACGGCCTCGCGGTCCTGACGGCGATCCTCCCGGAGTGGGCGGCGGTGGCGATCGCCGACCGGCTGAGTCAGCTCACCCGCACGGTGCTCCGGGCGCGCGCTGCGGTTCCCGCGCCTGATGCGGGGTCGGACGAAGCGACGCATCCCCTGGCTCCTGCGAACCACGAACTACTGACTGCTCACAGCGTCGAAACGGATCGCCCGTGCGATGACACCCGGGCGGGGACTACGATCCCGAGCGCCGACGGCGACACGTACGCCCTCGACCCCGAGGCGGGATCGGCCCCCTCCGACACTCGCACCTGGAGCCAGGTGCAGGCCGACCTTCTGACCGATCTCCTCCTCACCGCCGATCCGAGCGCCGTCGAGGGCGAAGGCCTCGCCGGCGTACGCGGGCGCCTGCAGGTGACCGTGGCGGCGACAACCCTCGCCGGACTCGACGACCGTCCCGGCGAACTGGACGGGCACGGTGCTCTCCACCCGGATATCGCCCGCGCTCTGGCCGGACGAGACGGCGGATGGACGCGCTTGTTCCTCGACCCACACGGGCAGGTCGTCGAAACGGACGCCTACAGCCCGACCGAGAGCATGCGCCGGTTGCTCCGCGCCCGCGATCAGCACTGCCGGTTCCCCGGATGCCGCCAGCCGGTACACCGCTGCGACATCGACCACACCCGGGATCATGCGAAGGGCGGCCCGACCCGCGTCGACAACCTCGCGCATCTCTGCCGCGGACACCATGTGCTGAAGCACCCCGATGTCCCGGAGCCTCAGCGCTGGACGGTACGTCAGCATCCCGGCGGGGTTCTCGAATGGCGAAGTCCCCTCGGCGCGGTCCACACCGATCACGCCCCGCGTCGGGTCGCGTTCGTCTGA
- a CDS encoding RNA-binding S4 domain-containing protein: MVDSARVDSWLWAVRVYKTRSAATTACRAGHVRVNGDKAKAAQAVRVGDELRIRIAGFDRILIVRQILVKRVGAPLAALAYEDRTPEREPQAALGVRDRGAGRPTKRERRDIDRLRGRGDIQQD; the protein is encoded by the coding sequence ATGGTCGACAGCGCGCGGGTGGACAGTTGGCTCTGGGCGGTGCGCGTCTACAAGACCCGGTCAGCGGCGACCACCGCATGCCGCGCGGGGCATGTGCGCGTCAACGGCGACAAGGCGAAGGCCGCGCAGGCAGTTCGCGTGGGCGACGAGCTCCGCATCCGCATCGCGGGCTTCGATCGAATCCTGATCGTGCGCCAGATCCTCGTCAAGCGTGTGGGCGCGCCGCTGGCCGCCCTCGCGTACGAAGACCGAACGCCGGAACGCGAGCCGCAGGCAGCCCTCGGCGTCCGGGACCGCGGCGCCGGACGACCTACGAAGCGGGAACGTCGAGACATCGATCGCCTTCGCGGACGAGGCGATATACAACAGGACTGA
- a CDS encoding amidase, with protein MIDVVEASIADLRRALETGAATSVALVQAYLARLDAYDAPGTETALNAVVVRNPDALAEAAASDARRAARHSLGPLDGIPYTAKDSYLVAGLTAACGSPAFADLVAQRDAFTIERLRAGGAICLGLTNMPPMANGGMQRGVYGRAESPYSADWLTSAFGSGSSNGSGTATAASFAAFGLGEETWSSGRAPASNNALCAYTPSRGVISVRGNWPLVPTMDVVVPHTRMMADLFEVLDVIVADDADVRGDFWRAQPWVRIPAASEVRPSSYRDLAAADPRSVLAGRRFGVPRMYVNADPDAGTGTTIGGATGQGIVTRASVIDLWEQARRDLEDAGAHVVDVDFPVVTNYEGDRAGAPTLSTRGLVSERFLRSEIEDLSAWAWDDFLRANGDPALDRLELVDGARIFPHPGGALPDRYTGFDDEIAGYPALVRERPYASFTDIPHLEEGVRGLEETRRVDLEEWMDALGLDAVIFPAVADVGPADMDVNPASADAGWRNGVWVANGNLAIRHLGIPTVTVPMGTMADIGMPVGLTIAGRSWDDTALLRLAAAFEATGDRRTAPPRTPALPGEELS; from the coding sequence ATGATCGACGTGGTCGAAGCATCCATCGCGGACCTGCGGCGAGCGCTCGAGACCGGTGCGGCTACCAGCGTCGCGCTGGTGCAGGCCTATCTCGCGCGCCTCGACGCGTACGACGCACCCGGCACCGAGACCGCCCTCAACGCGGTCGTCGTCCGCAACCCCGACGCCCTCGCTGAGGCCGCGGCGTCTGATGCCCGCAGAGCGGCCCGGCACTCGCTCGGCCCGCTGGACGGCATCCCGTACACGGCCAAAGACAGCTACCTCGTCGCAGGGCTCACCGCGGCATGTGGTTCCCCGGCGTTCGCGGATCTGGTCGCGCAGCGGGACGCGTTCACGATCGAACGGCTCAGGGCCGGCGGGGCGATCTGCCTCGGCCTGACCAATATGCCGCCGATGGCCAACGGCGGGATGCAGCGCGGTGTGTACGGACGGGCGGAGAGTCCGTACAGCGCCGACTGGCTGACCAGCGCATTCGGATCCGGCTCCTCGAACGGATCGGGCACCGCGACCGCCGCGAGCTTCGCTGCCTTCGGACTCGGCGAGGAGACCTGGTCGAGCGGTCGGGCACCGGCGTCGAACAACGCCCTCTGCGCATACACGCCCAGCCGCGGCGTCATCTCGGTGCGCGGCAACTGGCCGCTGGTGCCCACGATGGACGTCGTGGTGCCGCACACCCGTATGATGGCCGATCTCTTCGAGGTGCTCGACGTGATCGTCGCCGACGACGCCGACGTCCGCGGCGACTTCTGGCGCGCCCAGCCGTGGGTGCGTATTCCTGCCGCATCCGAGGTGCGTCCGTCGTCGTACCGAGACCTCGCCGCGGCCGACCCTCGTTCCGTTCTCGCCGGCCGCCGCTTCGGTGTGCCGCGCATGTACGTCAATGCCGATCCGGATGCCGGCACCGGCACCACCATCGGAGGCGCGACCGGGCAGGGCATCGTGACCCGGGCGTCCGTCATCGACCTCTGGGAGCAGGCGCGCCGAGACCTCGAAGACGCCGGCGCCCACGTGGTCGACGTCGACTTCCCGGTCGTCACCAACTACGAGGGCGACCGCGCCGGGGCGCCGACCCTGAGCACCAGGGGACTGGTGTCCGAGCGGTTCCTGCGCTCCGAGATCGAGGATCTCTCCGCCTGGGCGTGGGACGACTTCCTGCGCGCGAACGGCGACCCCGCGCTCGATCGGCTCGAACTCGTCGATGGCGCGCGCATCTTCCCGCATCCGGGAGGTGCCCTCCCGGATCGCTACACCGGCTTCGATGACGAGATCGCCGGGTATCCGGCCCTCGTCCGCGAGCGCCCGTACGCCTCATTCACCGACATCCCGCATCTCGAGGAGGGTGTGCGCGGGCTCGAGGAGACCCGCCGCGTCGACCTCGAGGAGTGGATGGACGCGCTCGGCCTCGACGCCGTGATCTTCCCCGCCGTCGCCGATGTCGGCCCCGCCGACATGGACGTGAACCCGGCATCCGCCGACGCGGGGTGGCGCAACGGCGTGTGGGTCGCGAACGGCAATCTCGCGATCCGTCATCTCGGCATCCCGACCGTCACGGTGCCGATGGGCACGATGGCAGACATCGGGATGCCGGTGGGTCTGACCATCGCGGGCCGCAGCTGGGACGACACCGCCCTGCTGCGCCTCGCCGCCGCGTTCGAGGCGACCGGCGATCGCCGCACCGCGCCGCCGCGCACTCCCGCTCTTCCCGGAGAGGAACTCTCGTGA
- a CDS encoding lysoplasmalogenase family protein gives MQRRTLPPAIVWAFVPYAVVSALHVVLLAMDHDLAAPTKLLLMPLLAVPVLVAARRIHPPVTVALLLVALLFSWLGDGAGALFPAAPELPLMLGFFGLAHIAYIVLFARHLARRRLPWWTAIYALWWLAMILLLGPHTGPLLIGVALYGLLLAGTAAFAARCHPLVVTGGAFFLASDTILAFRLFLPDALPAWSSPAVMLTYTLGQGLIVAGALVSLQRRAA, from the coding sequence ATGCAGCGCCGCACCCTCCCTCCCGCGATCGTGTGGGCGTTCGTCCCGTACGCCGTGGTCTCCGCCCTGCACGTCGTGCTTCTCGCAATGGACCACGATCTCGCGGCTCCGACGAAGCTGCTGCTCATGCCGCTGCTCGCGGTGCCGGTCCTGGTGGCGGCGCGACGGATCCACCCGCCCGTGACGGTGGCCCTCCTCCTCGTCGCCCTGCTGTTCTCCTGGCTGGGTGACGGCGCGGGTGCGCTGTTCCCCGCGGCACCCGAGCTTCCGCTCATGCTGGGCTTCTTCGGCCTCGCGCACATCGCCTACATCGTCCTCTTCGCCCGCCACCTGGCGCGCCGCCGCCTGCCGTGGTGGACAGCGATCTATGCCCTCTGGTGGCTCGCGATGATCCTCCTTCTCGGCCCGCACACGGGCCCGCTCCTCATCGGGGTCGCGCTGTACGGCCTGCTCCTCGCGGGCACCGCCGCGTTCGCCGCACGATGCCATCCGCTCGTCGTGACGGGCGGCGCGTTCTTCCTGGCGAGCGACACGATCCTCGCTTTCCGACTCTTCCTCCCCGACGCCCTCCCGGCCTGGAGCAGCCCCGCCGTGATGCTGACATACACGCTCGGCCAGGGGCTGATCGTCGCGGGCGCGCTCGTCTCCCTGCAGCGGAGGGCCGCCTGA
- a CDS encoding amidohydrolase, whose translation MTDTATVYRNAIVFDGLADAPVQSAFAVRGDRILAVGTETEVRSAAGEGAAVVDLDGAFVMPGVIEAHAHLAMFGHAQGKVQLRDCTSVAQIQQRLLEARAINPDATIIEGVSWLFDALPDGVTQPTAAMIDEVIDDIPVFLDANDLHSTWVNTAALRAAGIDRDTVDPTGGQVVRDEDGEATGFLLETAAMDLLAEYLDGIRTEEEVDRHLDLAFSAYLAAGVTGAADMGMTEQSIAALRRRLDRDGRLPFPVTAHWWLSSTGDPAADLAQVERAVQLRDELAATGTPWLKVVGVKFILDGVIDACTAAMVRPYADGSNADPIWSREAATPVAIAADRAGLQLAMHAIGDAASALAVDLVEACERENGTGTGRRPRIEHLESVAPETVARMRAHGIAASMQPVHCDPAILDNWMAMLGDQRAHDGFPWNWFRDVDVPVALGTDAPTAPHEALHNLFIAMSGRSSIDRTLPPYHPERAFTAAQAVAAATSGAAYVGAIDDAYGRIAPGFFANVAVLDIDPLSAPTDDLLTGAVLLTLVHGEVAYRRP comes from the coding sequence ATGACCGACACCGCCACCGTCTATCGCAACGCCATCGTCTTCGACGGGCTCGCGGATGCTCCGGTGCAGTCCGCGTTCGCCGTGCGCGGCGATCGCATCCTCGCTGTCGGCACGGAGACGGAGGTCCGCTCCGCGGCAGGAGAGGGTGCCGCGGTCGTGGACCTTGACGGGGCCTTCGTGATGCCCGGTGTCATCGAGGCGCACGCGCACCTGGCGATGTTCGGCCACGCGCAGGGCAAGGTGCAACTCCGCGACTGCACCTCGGTGGCACAGATCCAGCAGCGGCTGCTCGAGGCACGGGCGATTAACCCGGACGCGACGATCATCGAGGGTGTCAGCTGGCTGTTCGACGCGCTGCCTGATGGCGTCACCCAGCCGACCGCGGCGATGATCGACGAAGTGATCGACGACATCCCGGTCTTCCTCGATGCGAACGACCTGCACAGCACCTGGGTGAACACAGCCGCGCTGCGCGCAGCAGGCATCGACCGCGATACCGTCGACCCGACCGGCGGCCAGGTCGTGCGGGACGAGGACGGAGAGGCGACCGGGTTCCTGCTCGAGACCGCGGCCATGGATCTGCTGGCGGAGTATCTCGACGGCATCCGGACCGAGGAGGAGGTCGACCGCCACCTCGACCTCGCCTTCAGCGCGTACCTGGCGGCCGGCGTGACCGGCGCCGCCGACATGGGGATGACAGAGCAGTCGATCGCGGCGCTGCGGCGTCGGCTCGACCGCGACGGTCGGCTGCCGTTCCCGGTCACCGCGCACTGGTGGCTGAGCTCCACCGGCGACCCGGCCGCCGATCTCGCGCAGGTCGAGCGTGCGGTGCAGCTGCGCGACGAACTCGCAGCCACGGGCACGCCGTGGCTGAAGGTCGTCGGGGTGAAGTTCATCCTCGACGGCGTGATCGACGCGTGCACCGCCGCGATGGTGCGTCCGTATGCCGACGGCTCGAACGCCGACCCGATCTGGAGCCGCGAGGCTGCGACGCCGGTCGCGATCGCCGCCGACCGCGCCGGCCTGCAGCTCGCGATGCACGCGATCGGAGACGCGGCGAGCGCACTCGCCGTCGACCTCGTCGAGGCCTGTGAGCGCGAGAACGGCACCGGCACCGGCCGCCGGCCGCGCATCGAGCATCTGGAGTCGGTCGCGCCCGAGACGGTCGCACGGATGCGCGCGCACGGCATCGCCGCCTCCATGCAGCCGGTGCACTGCGACCCCGCCATCCTGGACAACTGGATGGCGATGCTCGGTGATCAGCGCGCTCACGACGGCTTCCCGTGGAACTGGTTCCGCGACGTCGACGTTCCCGTCGCGCTGGGCACCGACGCCCCCACCGCACCCCACGAGGCGCTGCACAACCTGTTCATCGCGATGTCCGGGCGATCCTCGATCGACCGCACGCTGCCGCCGTACCACCCCGAGCGCGCGTTCACCGCCGCGCAGGCAGTCGCGGCGGCGACGTCCGGCGCGGCCTACGTCGGCGCGATCGACGACGCCTACGGCCGGATCGCGCCCGGTTTCTTCGCGAACGTCGCCGTGCTGGACATCGACCCGCTGTCCGCGCCGACCGACGACCTGCTCACCGGCGCCGTGCTGCTCACCCTCGTGCACGGCGAGGTCGCCTACCGGCGCCCATGA
- a CDS encoding purine-cytosine permease family protein: protein MSDTSAIPAPGAVAPGSESEFIDSANTPETRGIELIDDAQRHGRARDLFFVWSAPGVSVLNITVGASMTLVLGLEIWQALLVILASSVLALLPGIVAISGPAAGTSGSVVQRAIYGIHGNKIVIAFYGWFISGVFLALNWVAASFIGGELLVRWGFPDPIAASILVAVVVSTITVIVAVYGHALILKAYLAISIGLFVIFALVIGFIAPALDWGFAQPEPLSGLPLWVSVTIAFALMASSPLSFSNSADMARYLPRDTTASGIIGATALGQLFPAVLITAFGVVLGGSIGPDSLANGIEYSLLEKLPVWLAPLFVLGVLVNCISLNGMTTYTASMALQSIGVPIRRIPSAILIGALGCAFTIVLVVASDLISAVNLMLQFLLIISVPTMGVYVADIVLRRNRYSGTDLFDERSGGRFWYTRGFGIPGLVSVVAGGFATAMFLSTTVWTGPLGAALGGLDLSVPIGLLVSIGLYAVLAGRTVRTQIGG, encoded by the coding sequence ATGTCCGACACATCCGCCATCCCCGCTCCTGGTGCCGTCGCGCCCGGATCCGAGTCCGAGTTCATCGACTCCGCGAACACCCCCGAGACCCGAGGCATCGAACTCATCGACGACGCCCAACGGCACGGGAGAGCGCGCGATCTGTTCTTCGTCTGGAGCGCACCGGGCGTCAGCGTGCTGAACATCACGGTCGGCGCGTCGATGACGCTCGTGCTCGGCCTGGAGATCTGGCAGGCGCTGCTCGTGATTCTGGCGTCGAGCGTGCTCGCTCTGCTGCCGGGCATCGTCGCCATCTCCGGACCGGCAGCCGGCACGTCCGGCTCAGTGGTCCAGCGTGCGATCTACGGCATCCACGGCAACAAGATCGTCATCGCGTTCTACGGCTGGTTCATCTCGGGGGTCTTCCTCGCGCTGAACTGGGTGGCGGCGTCGTTCATCGGCGGCGAACTGCTCGTGCGGTGGGGCTTCCCCGATCCGATCGCGGCATCGATCCTGGTGGCGGTCGTGGTCTCGACGATCACCGTGATCGTCGCCGTGTACGGTCACGCCCTCATCCTGAAGGCCTACCTGGCGATCTCGATCGGGCTGTTCGTGATCTTCGCACTCGTCATCGGCTTCATCGCCCCCGCGCTGGATTGGGGGTTCGCGCAGCCCGAGCCGCTCAGCGGGCTGCCGCTGTGGGTGAGCGTCACGATCGCGTTCGCGCTGATGGCATCGTCGCCGCTGTCGTTCAGCAACAGCGCCGACATGGCCCGTTATCTGCCACGCGACACCACAGCGTCCGGCATCATCGGCGCGACCGCGCTGGGACAGCTCTTCCCCGCGGTGCTCATCACCGCCTTCGGCGTCGTGCTGGGCGGTTCCATCGGGCCGGACAGTCTCGCGAACGGCATCGAGTACTCCCTGCTCGAGAAGCTGCCGGTCTGGCTCGCCCCGCTGTTCGTGCTCGGCGTCCTGGTGAACTGCATCTCGCTCAACGGCATGACGACCTACACGGCCAGCATGGCACTGCAGTCGATCGGCGTGCCGATCCGCCGCATCCCCTCCGCGATCCTCATCGGTGCGCTCGGCTGCGCGTTCACGATCGTGCTCGTCGTCGCATCCGACCTGATCAGCGCCGTCAACCTGATGCTGCAGTTCCTGCTGATCATCTCCGTGCCCACGATGGGCGTCTACGTCGCCGACATCGTCCTGCGCCGCAACCGCTACTCCGGGACCGACCTGTTCGACGAACGTTCCGGCGGTAGGTTCTGGTATACCCGCGGCTTCGGCATCCCGGGTCTCGTCTCCGTGGTCGCCGGTGGCTTCGCCACCGCGATGTTCCTGTCGACGACGGTGTGGACCGGCCCGCTCGGCGCGGCGCTGGGCGGGCTCGACCTCTCGGTGCCGATCGGACTCCTGGTCTCGATCGGCCTGTACGCCGTGCTCGCAGGACGGACGGTGCGCACGCAGATCGGCGGCTGA